In Mixophyes fleayi isolate aMixFle1 chromosome 4, aMixFle1.hap1, whole genome shotgun sequence, the following proteins share a genomic window:
- the SIN3A gene encoding paired amphipathic helix protein Sin3a isoform X3 yields MAQWVLPLFCESLHSTPSASLAPDYVLRMKRRVDDPEVATYPPQPRRIAETFTHQHRVLAPAPPAYEPQSDAMQPAAGIQYSVTPGYQVSAVPQSSGSHGQAALAAVHGAHHHSTPAPGHGGPGVQSHAHSTSPAAPAQGQQFQRLKVEDALSYLDQVKLQFGSQPQVYNDFLDIMKEFKSQSIDTPGVISRVSQLFKGHPDLIMGFNTFLPPGYKIEVQTNDLVNVTTPGQVHQITTHGLQPPVPQVPPPSQPSTQTAPPPVHPTPPPAPAKINKPVPSQAHTPTNQQSTPIQYPSPRSPPAQPHTPGPLAHTTPTAAAATPTMQNNQPVEFNHAINYVNKIKNRFQGQPDIYKAFLEILHTYQKEQRNAKEAGGNYTPALTEQEVYAQVARLFKNQEDLLSEFGQFLPDANSSVLLSKTTAEKVESVRNDHGGTVKKPQMNNKQQRPSQNGCPIRRHSGPGATPPVKKKPKILIPKDQSLADANKHGAGAESQFFDKVRKALRSAEAYDNFLRCLVIFNQEVISRPELVQLVSPFLAKFPELFTWFKNFLGYKESSHMESFPKERNTEGIAMEIDYASCKRLGSSYRALPKSFQQPKCTGRTPLCKEVLNDTWVSFPSWSEDSTFVSSKKTQYEEHIYRCEDERFELDVVLETNLSTIRVLESVQKKLSRLSAEDQAKFRLDNTLGGTSEVIHRKALQRIYADKAADIIDGLKKNPAVAVPIVLKRLKMKEEEWREAQRGFNKIWREQNEKYYLKSLDHQGINFKQIDTKILRSKSLLNEIESIYDERQEQASEDSSGVPTGPHLTLTYEDKQILEDAASLIIHHVKRQTGIQKEDKYKIKQIVYHFIPDLLFSQRGELSDVEEEEEEETIETEDGITKKHNGVGGVGGSSPPKAKLMFGNTAAQKFRAIEDAYNLFYVNNNWYIFLRLHQILCSRLLRIYNQAEKQVEEEMREKEWEREVLGLKRDKNDSPAIQLRLKEPMDIDAVDYYPAFLDMVRNLLDGNMDSNQYEDSLREMFTIHAFIAFTMDKLIQSIVRQLQHIVSDEICVQVTDLYLSESNCNATGGLLGTQASRSLGEANYQRKAEQLMADENCFKLLFSQSCGQVQLTIELLDTEEENSDDPAETERWSDYVERYMNCDSTSPELREHLAQKPVFLPRNLRRIRKCQRGREQQEKEGNGKRTLENLESLDKLQCKFKLNSYKMVYVIKSEDYMYRRTALLRAQESHERVSKRLHQRFQSWLSKWNLEHVSREMATDTRKWLMGEGVEGMVPCATTRDSETLHFVDIYKYRVKYGPAFKNP; encoded by the exons ATGGCTCAATGGGTGCTTCCATTATTCTGTGAAAGTTTACACAGCACCCCAA GTGCATCACTGGCGCCCGACTATGTTCTCAGGATGAAGCGCCGAGTAGATGACCCAGAGGTAGCGACTTATCCTCCCCAACCTCGCCGAATCGCTGAGACATTCACCCATCAACACCGTGTACTTGCTCCAGCACCTCCTGCATATGAACCACAATCTGATGCAATGCAGCCCGCAGCGGGCATCCAATACTCTGTAACACCTGGTTACCAG GTGTCGGCAGTGCCTCAAAGCTCTGGCAGTCACGGACAAGCAGCTCTTGCTGCAGTACATGGCGCCCACCATCACAGCACCCCTGCGCCGGGCCATGGAGGTCCTGGAGTGCAAAGTCATGCACATTCGACCTCCCCTGCCGCACCTGCCCAGGGCCAACAATTTCAAAGATTAAAG GTAGAGGATGCACTTTCTTACCTGGATCAGGTGAAACTGCAATTTGGCAGCCAACCCCAGGTGTACAATGATTTCCTTGATATTATGAAGGAGTTCAAATCTCAAAG TATTGACACTCCAGGAGTCATCAGTCGAGTTTCCCAGCTTTTCAAAGGCCATCCAGACCTAATTATGGGTTTTAATACCTTTTTACCCCCTGGTTATAAAATTGAGGTGCAAACAAATGACCTAGTAAATGTCACAacacctggacaagtccaccagatcACAACCCATGGTCTGCAGCCCCCCGTCCCACAGGTTCCTCCACCTTCACAACCGTCCACCCAGACAGCCCCTCCTCCAGTACACCCAACCCCTCCTCCAGCCCCAGCAAAGATCAATAAG ccGGTGCCTTCACAGGCACATACGCCAACAAACCAACAGAGCACACCAATCCAGTATCCTTCTCCACGCTCTCCACCAGCACAGCCTCACACACCGGGGCCACTGGCACATACCACCcctacagctgctgctgcaaCGCCTACCATGCAAAATAACCAGCCTGTTGAATTTAACCACGCCATCAATTATGTGAACAAAATTAAGAATCGCTTCCAGGGCCAGCCTGACATTTATAAGGCCTTCCTGGAGATCCTACACACCTATCAG AAGGAACAGCGTAATGCTAAGGAAGCAGGTGGTAATTACACCCCAGCCTTGACAGAGCAAGAGGTCTATGCCCAGGTTGCTCGACTTTTTAAGAACCAGGAAGACTTGTTATCAGAATTTGGACAATTCCTACCTGATGCCAACAGCTCAGTG CTTTTGAGCAAAACCACAGCTGAAAAGGTGGAGTCTGTGAGGAATGACCATGGAGGCACTGTGAAAAAACCTCAGATGAACAATAAGCAGCAGAGACCCAGCCAGAATGGTTGTCCGATCCGTCGGCACTCGGGACCTGGGGCCACTCCTCCTGTTAAG AAGAAACCTAAAATACTTATCCCGAAGGATCAATCCTTGGCAGATGCAAACAAACATGGAGCAGGGGCAGAGTCTCAGTTCTTTGATAAG GTCCGTAAAGCTTTGCGAAGTGCAGAGGCATATGACAACTTCCTGCGATGTCTAGTGATCTTTAATCAGGAGGTCATTTCCCGGCCAGAGCTGGTACAATTGGTGTCTCCTTTTCTTGC GAAGTTTCCAGAGTTGTTCACCTGGTTTAAAAACTTTTTGGGTTACAAAGAGTCTTCGCACATGGAAAGTTTCCCAAAAGAGCGGAACACAGAAGGCATTGCCATGGAGATTGATTATGCTTCATGCAAACGCTTGGGCTCCAGTTACAGAGCACTACCCAAAAGCTTCCAACAGCCCAAATGTACAGGAAGAACACCACTCTGCAAAGAG GTCCTGAATGACACATGGGTTTCTTTTCCCTCTTGGTCAGAAGACTCCACGTTTGTCAGTTCTAAAAAGACACAGTATGAAGAGCACATTTACCGTTGTGAAGATGAGCGGTTTGAG CTGGATGTTGTGCTGGAGACCAATCTATCTACTATACGTGTGCTAGAATCTGTTCAGAAGAAGCTTTCACGGCTATCTGCAGAGGACCAGGCTAAATTTCGTTTGGACAACACTCTAGGAGGAACATCGGAAGTCATCCACCGCAAGGCTCTTCAAAGGATATATGCAGACAAGGCTGCTGATATTATAGATGGTCTGAAGAAAAACCCAGCTGTTGCTGTCCCAATTGTGTTGAAAAG GTTAAAAATGAAGGAAGAGGAATGGAGGGAAGCCCAGCGAGGCTTTAATAAAATATGGAGAGAACAGAATGAAAAGTACTACCTGAAATCGCTAGACCATCAGGGTATTAACTTTAAACAGATTGACACAAAAATCCTTCGCTCAAAGAGTCTGCTCAATGAAATTGAGAGCATCTATGATGAG CGACAAGAGCAAGCATCAGAAGACAGTTCTGGAGTTCCCACAGGACCTCACCTCACACTGACTTATGAGGACAAACAGATTCTGGAGGATGCAGCCTCTCTCATCATTCACCATGTGAAGCGACAGACTGGAATCCAAAAGGAGGACAAGTACAAGATCAAACAAATTGTTTACCATTTTATCCCAGACTTGCTCTTCTCCCAGCGAGGGGAGCTATCTGATgttgaggaggaagaagaggaggagaccaTTGAAACAGAAGATGGGATTACCAAGAAACACAATGGGGTGGGGGGAGTTGGCGGCAGCAGCCCACCGAAAGCCAAGCTGATGTTTGGAAACACTGCAGCGCAGAAGTTTAGGGCAATTGAGGACGCATACAACTTGTTCTACGTTAACAATAACTGGTACATCTTCCTGCGCTTGCACCAGATACTCTGCTCTCGCCTCCTACGCATTTACAACCAAGCAGAAAAACAAGTTGAGGAGGAGATGAGGGAAAAAGAGTGGGAAAGAGAGGTGCTTGGTCTGAAGAGGGACAAGAATGACAGTCCTGCCATCCAATTGCGGCTCAAAGAGCCAA TGGACATAGATGCTGTGGATTATTATCCAGCATTCCTAGATATGGTTCGTAACCTGCTGGACGGGAATATGGATTCGAACCAATATGAGGACTCCTTGCGGGAGATGTTCACCATCCATGCCTTTATTGCCTTTACTATGGACAAGCTGATACAAAGTATAGTCAGGCAG CTCCAGCACATTGTCAGTGATGAAATCTGTGTGCAGGTGACTGATCTCTACCTCTCTGAGAGCAACTGTAATGCCACAGGGGGTCTACTTGGTACCCAAGCGTCCCGCAGCCTGGGTGAGGCCAACTACCAGCGAAAGGCTGAACAGTTGATGGCTGATGAGAATTGTTTCAAG TTGCTGTTCTCCCAGAGTTGTGGCCAAGTCCAATTAACAATTGAACTGTTGGACACTGAGGAAGAAAATTCAGATGACCCAGCGGAGACCGAG CGCTGGTCGGACTATGTGGAAAGATACATGAACTGTGACTCTACTTCCCCAGAGCTGAGAGAGCATCTCGCACAGAAACCTGTTTTCTTACCCAG GAATCTGCGCAGAATCCGGAAGTGCCAGAGAGGCCGAGAACAACAAGAGAAAGAAGGGAATGGGAAGCGGACCCTGGAGAATCTAGAGAGTCTGGACAAGCTGCAGTGCAAATTCAAGCTGAACTCTTACAAGATGGTGTATGTCATCAAATCTGAGGACTACATGTACCGCCGAACTGCCTTATTAAGGGCACAAGAG TCCCATGAGAGAGTCAGCAAACGACTACACCAGCGCTTCCAATCATGGCTGAGCAAGTGGAATCTGGAGCATGTGAGCCGGGAGATGGCGACAGATACTAGAAAGTGGCTGATGGGAGAGGGGGTGGAGGGTATGGTACCCTGTGCTACCACCCGGGACTCTGAGACCCTACACTTTGTGGATATCTACAAGTACCGAGTAAAATATGGACCTGCTTTTAAAAACCCATAG
- the SIN3A gene encoding paired amphipathic helix protein Sin3a isoform X1 codes for MAQWVLPLFCESLHSTPSASLAPDYVLRMKRRVDDPEVATYPPQPRRIAETFTHQHRVLAPAPPAYEPQSDAMQPAAGIQYSVTPGYQVSAVPQSSGSHGQAALAAVHGAHHHSTPAPGHGGPGVQSHAHSTSPAAPAQGQQFQRLKVEDALSYLDQVKLQFGSQPQVYNDFLDIMKEFKSQSIDTPGVISRVSQLFKGHPDLIMGFNTFLPPGYKIEVQTNDLVNVTTPGQVHQITTHGLQPPVPQVPPPSQPSTQTAPPPVHPTPPPAPAKINKPVPSQAHTPTNQQSTPIQYPSPRSPPAQPHTPGPLAHTTPTAAAATPTMQNNQPVEFNHAINYVNKIKNRFQGQPDIYKAFLEILHTYQTAKKRSSSTHWSQKMRMIHDASKISDPDKCGLSCLCRRNVKKEQRNAKEAGGNYTPALTEQEVYAQVARLFKNQEDLLSEFGQFLPDANSSVLLSKTTAEKVESVRNDHGGTVKKPQMNNKQQRPSQNGCPIRRHSGPGATPPVKKKPKILIPKDQSLADANKHGAGAESQFFDKVRKALRSAEAYDNFLRCLVIFNQEVISRPELVQLVSPFLAKFPELFTWFKNFLGYKESSHMESFPKERNTEGIAMEIDYASCKRLGSSYRALPKSFQQPKCTGRTPLCKEVLNDTWVSFPSWSEDSTFVSSKKTQYEEHIYRCEDERFELDVVLETNLSTIRVLESVQKKLSRLSAEDQAKFRLDNTLGGTSEVIHRKALQRIYADKAADIIDGLKKNPAVAVPIVLKRLKMKEEEWREAQRGFNKIWREQNEKYYLKSLDHQGINFKQIDTKILRSKSLLNEIESIYDERQEQASEDSSGVPTGPHLTLTYEDKQILEDAASLIIHHVKRQTGIQKEDKYKIKQIVYHFIPDLLFSQRGELSDVEEEEEEETIETEDGITKKHNGVGGVGGSSPPKAKLMFGNTAAQKFRAIEDAYNLFYVNNNWYIFLRLHQILCSRLLRIYNQAEKQVEEEMREKEWEREVLGLKRDKNDSPAIQLRLKEPMDIDAVDYYPAFLDMVRNLLDGNMDSNQYEDSLREMFTIHAFIAFTMDKLIQSIVRQLQHIVSDEICVQVTDLYLSESNCNATGGLLGTQASRSLGEANYQRKAEQLMADENCFKLLFSQSCGQVQLTIELLDTEEENSDDPAETERWSDYVERYMNCDSTSPELREHLAQKPVFLPRNLRRIRKCQRGREQQEKEGNGKRTLENLESLDKLQCKFKLNSYKMVYVIKSEDYMYRRTALLRAQESHERVSKRLHQRFQSWLSKWNLEHVSREMATDTRKWLMGEGVEGMVPCATTRDSETLHFVDIYKYRVKYGPAFKNP; via the exons ATGGCTCAATGGGTGCTTCCATTATTCTGTGAAAGTTTACACAGCACCCCAA GTGCATCACTGGCGCCCGACTATGTTCTCAGGATGAAGCGCCGAGTAGATGACCCAGAGGTAGCGACTTATCCTCCCCAACCTCGCCGAATCGCTGAGACATTCACCCATCAACACCGTGTACTTGCTCCAGCACCTCCTGCATATGAACCACAATCTGATGCAATGCAGCCCGCAGCGGGCATCCAATACTCTGTAACACCTGGTTACCAG GTGTCGGCAGTGCCTCAAAGCTCTGGCAGTCACGGACAAGCAGCTCTTGCTGCAGTACATGGCGCCCACCATCACAGCACCCCTGCGCCGGGCCATGGAGGTCCTGGAGTGCAAAGTCATGCACATTCGACCTCCCCTGCCGCACCTGCCCAGGGCCAACAATTTCAAAGATTAAAG GTAGAGGATGCACTTTCTTACCTGGATCAGGTGAAACTGCAATTTGGCAGCCAACCCCAGGTGTACAATGATTTCCTTGATATTATGAAGGAGTTCAAATCTCAAAG TATTGACACTCCAGGAGTCATCAGTCGAGTTTCCCAGCTTTTCAAAGGCCATCCAGACCTAATTATGGGTTTTAATACCTTTTTACCCCCTGGTTATAAAATTGAGGTGCAAACAAATGACCTAGTAAATGTCACAacacctggacaagtccaccagatcACAACCCATGGTCTGCAGCCCCCCGTCCCACAGGTTCCTCCACCTTCACAACCGTCCACCCAGACAGCCCCTCCTCCAGTACACCCAACCCCTCCTCCAGCCCCAGCAAAGATCAATAAG ccGGTGCCTTCACAGGCACATACGCCAACAAACCAACAGAGCACACCAATCCAGTATCCTTCTCCACGCTCTCCACCAGCACAGCCTCACACACCGGGGCCACTGGCACATACCACCcctacagctgctgctgcaaCGCCTACCATGCAAAATAACCAGCCTGTTGAATTTAACCACGCCATCAATTATGTGAACAAAATTAAGAATCGCTTCCAGGGCCAGCCTGACATTTATAAGGCCTTCCTGGAGATCCTACACACCTATCAG ACAGCTAAAAAGCGCTCTTCAAGCACACACTGGTCACAGAAGATGCGTATGATCCATGACGCTTCAAAAATCAGTGACCCAGACAAATGCGGCTTATCGTGTCTCTGTCGCCGAAATGTCAAG AAGGAACAGCGTAATGCTAAGGAAGCAGGTGGTAATTACACCCCAGCCTTGACAGAGCAAGAGGTCTATGCCCAGGTTGCTCGACTTTTTAAGAACCAGGAAGACTTGTTATCAGAATTTGGACAATTCCTACCTGATGCCAACAGCTCAGTG CTTTTGAGCAAAACCACAGCTGAAAAGGTGGAGTCTGTGAGGAATGACCATGGAGGCACTGTGAAAAAACCTCAGATGAACAATAAGCAGCAGAGACCCAGCCAGAATGGTTGTCCGATCCGTCGGCACTCGGGACCTGGGGCCACTCCTCCTGTTAAG AAGAAACCTAAAATACTTATCCCGAAGGATCAATCCTTGGCAGATGCAAACAAACATGGAGCAGGGGCAGAGTCTCAGTTCTTTGATAAG GTCCGTAAAGCTTTGCGAAGTGCAGAGGCATATGACAACTTCCTGCGATGTCTAGTGATCTTTAATCAGGAGGTCATTTCCCGGCCAGAGCTGGTACAATTGGTGTCTCCTTTTCTTGC GAAGTTTCCAGAGTTGTTCACCTGGTTTAAAAACTTTTTGGGTTACAAAGAGTCTTCGCACATGGAAAGTTTCCCAAAAGAGCGGAACACAGAAGGCATTGCCATGGAGATTGATTATGCTTCATGCAAACGCTTGGGCTCCAGTTACAGAGCACTACCCAAAAGCTTCCAACAGCCCAAATGTACAGGAAGAACACCACTCTGCAAAGAG GTCCTGAATGACACATGGGTTTCTTTTCCCTCTTGGTCAGAAGACTCCACGTTTGTCAGTTCTAAAAAGACACAGTATGAAGAGCACATTTACCGTTGTGAAGATGAGCGGTTTGAG CTGGATGTTGTGCTGGAGACCAATCTATCTACTATACGTGTGCTAGAATCTGTTCAGAAGAAGCTTTCACGGCTATCTGCAGAGGACCAGGCTAAATTTCGTTTGGACAACACTCTAGGAGGAACATCGGAAGTCATCCACCGCAAGGCTCTTCAAAGGATATATGCAGACAAGGCTGCTGATATTATAGATGGTCTGAAGAAAAACCCAGCTGTTGCTGTCCCAATTGTGTTGAAAAG GTTAAAAATGAAGGAAGAGGAATGGAGGGAAGCCCAGCGAGGCTTTAATAAAATATGGAGAGAACAGAATGAAAAGTACTACCTGAAATCGCTAGACCATCAGGGTATTAACTTTAAACAGATTGACACAAAAATCCTTCGCTCAAAGAGTCTGCTCAATGAAATTGAGAGCATCTATGATGAG CGACAAGAGCAAGCATCAGAAGACAGTTCTGGAGTTCCCACAGGACCTCACCTCACACTGACTTATGAGGACAAACAGATTCTGGAGGATGCAGCCTCTCTCATCATTCACCATGTGAAGCGACAGACTGGAATCCAAAAGGAGGACAAGTACAAGATCAAACAAATTGTTTACCATTTTATCCCAGACTTGCTCTTCTCCCAGCGAGGGGAGCTATCTGATgttgaggaggaagaagaggaggagaccaTTGAAACAGAAGATGGGATTACCAAGAAACACAATGGGGTGGGGGGAGTTGGCGGCAGCAGCCCACCGAAAGCCAAGCTGATGTTTGGAAACACTGCAGCGCAGAAGTTTAGGGCAATTGAGGACGCATACAACTTGTTCTACGTTAACAATAACTGGTACATCTTCCTGCGCTTGCACCAGATACTCTGCTCTCGCCTCCTACGCATTTACAACCAAGCAGAAAAACAAGTTGAGGAGGAGATGAGGGAAAAAGAGTGGGAAAGAGAGGTGCTTGGTCTGAAGAGGGACAAGAATGACAGTCCTGCCATCCAATTGCGGCTCAAAGAGCCAA TGGACATAGATGCTGTGGATTATTATCCAGCATTCCTAGATATGGTTCGTAACCTGCTGGACGGGAATATGGATTCGAACCAATATGAGGACTCCTTGCGGGAGATGTTCACCATCCATGCCTTTATTGCCTTTACTATGGACAAGCTGATACAAAGTATAGTCAGGCAG CTCCAGCACATTGTCAGTGATGAAATCTGTGTGCAGGTGACTGATCTCTACCTCTCTGAGAGCAACTGTAATGCCACAGGGGGTCTACTTGGTACCCAAGCGTCCCGCAGCCTGGGTGAGGCCAACTACCAGCGAAAGGCTGAACAGTTGATGGCTGATGAGAATTGTTTCAAG TTGCTGTTCTCCCAGAGTTGTGGCCAAGTCCAATTAACAATTGAACTGTTGGACACTGAGGAAGAAAATTCAGATGACCCAGCGGAGACCGAG CGCTGGTCGGACTATGTGGAAAGATACATGAACTGTGACTCTACTTCCCCAGAGCTGAGAGAGCATCTCGCACAGAAACCTGTTTTCTTACCCAG GAATCTGCGCAGAATCCGGAAGTGCCAGAGAGGCCGAGAACAACAAGAGAAAGAAGGGAATGGGAAGCGGACCCTGGAGAATCTAGAGAGTCTGGACAAGCTGCAGTGCAAATTCAAGCTGAACTCTTACAAGATGGTGTATGTCATCAAATCTGAGGACTACATGTACCGCCGAACTGCCTTATTAAGGGCACAAGAG TCCCATGAGAGAGTCAGCAAACGACTACACCAGCGCTTCCAATCATGGCTGAGCAAGTGGAATCTGGAGCATGTGAGCCGGGAGATGGCGACAGATACTAGAAAGTGGCTGATGGGAGAGGGGGTGGAGGGTATGGTACCCTGTGCTACCACCCGGGACTCTGAGACCCTACACTTTGTGGATATCTACAAGTACCGAGTAAAATATGGACCTGCTTTTAAAAACCCATAG